ggaggatgctccGAAGTGCAAGGGGAAAGGTGGTGTAGaggaagaaaacgtgtacgtgatgattccacccgaacctttccgaagcgggccccctcttaatagtacggctttccgacgactcaaatccaccgaaaagaaacgtagaaaaacgccatcttcaatagtcttcgaggggcaccaaatcatcttgtgcctagcgaagaaacgtctgagaaactcaaggcacacgattagtccgcaaaagcattgtcatcaatcaccaaaacaccttagggataaatatgcccttacagaagGGTAAATTGGGGAGCTCCAAATTGTAGCAGAAGCAAACTTGTTGAGCCTCGTGCTGTAATTAATTCCTGGACAGCTTGCATGAGAACTTGCACAACTTTTGACTCAAGACCTCAAATGATGCACTTTTTTTTAATGAAAGCCGACTTCAAAGACCATCTTTTCCAGCCCCTGAAATGTGCTAGACCCTTCTAGAATTAATTAGGTTTAGGTGGGAAGTTGCAGCTGGAAATCTGATGTGTCATTTCTCCCAAAATAGGCATCGGAAGCTTCCCAACTAAGATAATGATCTTGCCCATGTCTTCCTTTGGCTGCTCTAATGGTTTAACATTTGTGCTAGCATGAACCCCACTCTTTGATGCCTTGGTCATGATCTGGTCCACATCAATCCCTATCTGCTAATGATGTAATAAGTAGATCTTTGAACTCTAGTTGTAGTTTGAATCTGGTAGTGGTTTGAACTCTAGCGGGATGTTGTTGGTACTTTGACTGTTGGTTTCGTTAATGAAATCGGAAGGGGGGTCTTTTGCTCAAAAAAATCGGCCCGCTGATCTTCGATTCCTGGCTCCACCACTCGGCCCAACCAGGACGAGGAATTGTGACATAGTGGGCTGATTGCTTGGCATGGTGGAGAGATAGAAAGGATATGTTGACGGAAACCATATTGATGTTTTGGTGTGTCTAGAGACTCTTAGGGAAACCTTAGATCTCCTCGAGATCAAGCGACGATGGTGTTCACTGTCATGccccccccacccccctcgtgggGAGCGTTTTTGGAGTTGCCACTGGTGTAAGGGGCAAGTGGATGTGAGGATGATGGCGGTTGCTGGGGCGGATGCGGCAACGACGACGAGGGTGCGTGATGTCGGGTTCGCAGTAAAGGTTGCGGTAGTCGACTCTTCAGCATGTCCACGGGTTTTTCTTGGATTGTTTGTTGCTATGAAATCGGAGCTACAGTGGTGGGGTCCCGGCGGCAACGATGGTAGGTGATATGTGCTCCATCTGATGATCTTCAACGGCACCAGCCTTGCATATTTCTCCTTCATAGCTTGCCGTCACAATCGGTGTTGCACTATCGCTTGCCGTCATCACTCGTGGCATTTGCGACGTGGGCTTGTCAGTGGTCGCTTGCAGTGAAACCCGAGTGATGACGATGACACCAATGTGCAACCTCGACGATGTTTATCTCCGCAACGATGTGTGTTGTATTTTTGGTGCCTAATCAGTGCGTCGTTACGGTTTTCGCTCGGTTTTCCGCTCATTGACTGGGCAACTCTCTTAATTAATGGAAATGAAAAATCTTTTGCATTGTTATAAAAAAAGCAATGCTTGACCACCAGCAGCACATGGCACTTAGGAGGGAAAAGACCAATTCGGAATCTGCTCCGCCGCTGCTGGCCGCGTGGCCTTTCCTCTACGAAACAGATACGCCCCTCCATGGCGTGCTCCAGAAAAAATGGTCATGATGAAAAAAACTAGGCCAGTAGGCCAGTAGGGGGAGAAGCCCCTACTGATTTTTAATAAAGCAGATGTGAGACCCGTGTAAGAACCAAGGTTCGAACACGCGCCGGCTAGGAGGCAGCACTGCACTCTGACCACTGAGCTGAGTGCTCCAGAAAAAATGGTCATGATGGCCGCCAAGGGTTTGCATGGAGGAAGGAACAAGGCAAATAGGCAATGCATCATGAGGTATGGCCGTATCAGGGACATCAGGCCTAACATAACGGAAAAATGATGAGATCATGGGATGGCATTGGCACCTAGTACGATTTGACTTCAGAGTTCAGGATGCCATAAATAGGTTTTGCACAACACAGGAGGGGGAAATCCACTCATTTCGCAACTTCTTCGGAACACATGTAGAGGACGATCACCATAATGAATCATGTCATTGAACTACTAAAATCATTGCACAGCTTTAATGCAGACCAAACAACAACTCTTCTAGTTTAGCAAAAGGAAACTAGGACAAGAATGCTGTTCTCAACAGACGCACAACTTTTGCAACTGAGGATTTAACTTTGAAGCAAAAGTCACTCCTATACAATATGACTGCGAACGGTAATATTTAGTCTCCAATCCATGTATCTGGTGACAGATATGAGACGACTAGGAGCAAAATGCAGAAACTAGGAAAATTATGCGTATGAGACGTGATGTCGACGCCCTCTGCTATCGGAGACCTAGTAAAACCCCTCCACCGGGGTTGCATTACCATATCTATAGCTATGTACATGAAGTCCAACGAGGCTGAAGTTTCCCAAACTTCACGGCTTGCTGACATCTAAGTCTACGCCTACTTCCCCGTTGCAGTCTTGTTCATCATCGTCGCCCCTATGTCGCTTCCCTAATACTCTTTGCTTCTCATCCTCTATAGGAGGAGAAGCCTTAACAGTTAAACTGAATAATTCATCATTGCACTGCTGTTCAGCATCATCATCCCTTGGCCGCTTCCCTAGTATTGTTGTCTCCTTTTCATCCTCTACAGAAGTAGCTGCCTTATCAGTCAAACTTAACACTTCATTATTGCAGTGCTGATCAGCATCACCCTCCCTATGTCCCCTTGCTAATAGTGTTTGCTCATCATCATCTATAGAAGCAGAGCCCTTATCAATTGAACAGAACACTTCCCCATTGCAGTTCTGTTCCGCAGCATCGTCCCTAGGCCGCTTCCCCAATATCATTCTCTTTTCATCCTCTGCACCTGCAGAGGCCGTGTGAGTTAAACTAACCTCAGTTTGCCTAGCAGCTCCTGTTTGTTCCCCATTGCAGTCCTGTTCAGCGTCATCATACCTCACTCGCTTCACTAACACTGTTTGCTTCTCATCATCCTCTACAGAAGCAGAGCCCTTATCAGTCAAACTAAACATTTGCCCGTTGCAGTTCTGTTCTGCAGTACCATCCCTAAGCCGCTTCCCTGACATCGTTTGCTTTTCAATCTCTGCAGCTGCAGAGGCTGTCTCAGTTAAACTAGCCTCAGTTTGCTTAGCAGCTCCTGTTTCTTCCCCATTGCAGTCATGTTCAGCATATCGCTTCCCTAATATTGTTTGCTTCTCATCATCTATAGAAGCAGAGGCCTTGTCAATCAAACTAACATCAGTTTGCATACTAACTCCAGTCTGCTTATCTCGACTGGAGTTTGCTTGCACAACTGCAAGCTCTTGATCAGATAGTGCAGAATTGGAGCCCAAACGACCAGTGGATGTCATGTTATCAAGTTGCCTAGTTTGGACACCAGCCGAAGGTATTCTCGACAACACATCTGGCTTCCTTTCTATATGTACCCAACGACTCTTGATCCAATCTCTTGAAATTCTTATATCATTTAGCTGGCATACACGAAAAAAGTTTTCACCTGGAACAATCATAATACAAGTGTCAGTGACATCCTTCTGTTGCAACTTGCAGAAGTAACTTTAAGAAATACAGAAAAAATAGGGTACTTGGTAGAAGACGAGGCACATGCAGTTGCTAATTTCTATCACATGAAATACCAAGATAACATTCATTCTCCATCTAATGAATTGCTTCCACAATTTGCAAGCAGTTTTACATCATGATATAGATGATGGTGAATCATGATATGGCTTTTGGAATGTCAGTATTTTTGGAATTTACATACTGATTTAGTAGtaactgaagcaaaagatttgTAGAGCAAAATGCCATGAAGTGCCTCAACATTTAGCAAAACAGTGAGTCTCAACACAATACAGTGTAATCCTCATGACTCACTCAATGCCAAAGAATTGCAGTAACATGACAAACAAGACTCCAAACTGGATGTTTACCTATCACACAATGTATTTTATAAATTGTGCAACATGCTTTTTTTCAGGTTCCGACAGTAATAATTTTGCAAAATCAGCAGAATTATTGTCATACCAACACCATGGAAGGACAAAAGAAACAGTCATGCTCCCCTCCCAGATTTACAAAAGCTACTTATTTATGTGCGATGCACCTAGCTTGTACTAACAGTGTGAACTGACACACGGTAACATGGAGAAAACAATTAACAATCCGTGGCACCAAACTGATGGACGATGAGAAAATATTCCATTTTTAGGTAATATGGTTTAATCTAAAGGAGTGTAAGGAGTATGAATCACCAGGGGGGGAAGGGGGGCAGTAAAGAGCTATTGAGATTTTGTTCTCTTATCTTGCGTATAACACGAATATTCTATGAAGACGGTTTTGTATTTCGTAGGCAGACCAAGAATGGAAAAACATCATTTCAGCAAGAGAAAGCACCTGGGAAATATATTTGCAGGCCATCAGATGAACCGGCATCTGTACTCACTAAAACTCCTTCCCACCAGCCATTAAATTGCCAGACATCAACAGCAGTTCCAGGTAAAAGAGCAGGGTCATCGACCAAAGTCTTTTGTTGAGGACGTGGCCTAATTCTTAGCCGGCCTGGGCATCTCAGTCCAAGTTTATCAGGAAGAGCCAATATAGAGGCACGTACACGCTCCTACATGGAAGCATAAAATAAGTTCAACTGGCATGGCAACAAATAACCTCATCGGTGCTATATAAAAACATGCGCTTGTGCAGAAAAAACAGAATAGGTCATGATATTGGGAAAAATAAAAGGAGTGGCAGAATGCCGAATattatgatatactccctccgttctaaaatataaggtgtattaataTTCCAAAAGGGCAAACGTAACCTATGTTTGACCAAGTTCATAGAAAATTGTATCAACATATACAATACCAAATATagaaaatatgaagaaaaaaaatGCCATGGTGAATCTAATGATGCTGATTTGGTATTGTAGTCATTGATATTTTTTGCTCTATAAACTTGGTCGAACATAGAGAAGTTGACTTCTCTGAAAATTAATATACCTTATAATTTGGAACAGAGTATTATCACTTCAAATGCATAATCCAACTTAGAAAAGTTATACTAAGGTCAGTTAGTCATACCTccaatttaccacaatcatcagcATTTTCGAGATCATCATATTGAATCTTCAGTTTGTCATGACTAGTACATGGCCTCAGAACTGTACACCTGAACCAGCAGCCCACAATGCCACTGTCTTGAGATAAGACCTCTATCTTGTCACCAACGTTGTAGGTTGGCATAGGCTGACTCTGGGGCCCTATAAACTTAACTGAGAGATGTCTTACAGGAGATTGTTTATTACTTGGCTTCTGATAAGATGGTATGGAGTCTGCTTGTGGGCTTCGGCAGATTTTGGTACCCAAACATTTCGAATAAAGCCTCTCGAACTGCTTTGAAGACTTGGTCTTCCCAGGTGAACAATGTCTGACTATCCTTATGACATCAGAACCATCCTTTTCTTGTTCAGGTGAAACTTTCAAGGATAGGACAGCAGCTTGATTAAAATATCCACGCAATGTTCTCAAGTCAAAATGCTTAAATTTATTTTTGCTGTACTGACGAAAGCAGAAACGGATCCCCGCCAATGAACTATTTGGCAAAGTGTCCCCACATTTTTCGTAATGCTCTGGGGTTAAAACAGTAGCAATATCATCGACACACTCAACACTGATTACTTGAGAATAAGAGGTGATGAAAACTTCGCAAGGATGAGGAGCAGGAGGAGGTATGGCACAAGCAAATTCCTGGTTTTGATGAAACCATCGCACTTTAACTTTCTTGAGTCCCTTCTTATCTTCATACATATCCTCCAAGTATGCAAGATAACGGTTTTCCTCCTCAGACATGACAAGTGCAAAAGAGTGGATCTGCCAAATGATACATCATATAGAATTAAAAGATGGTTACGGGTAACTAAGTGTACAAACAGTCATAACAAAACTTACAGATATTGTGGTTCCATTACGACAAAAGGCTTGATAGTGCTGAAGCTGCTTGCTACAAGTCCAGAATGGACCAGACCACATAATGTCTGTACTGCAAGTTGTACCCTAATAATATAATTGGAAAATTATCAACATGTTCATGGAAGATGCGGCAAAACTATCTGCAAAGTTATAGGTGATTGCATACCAGATTGTGACACACATAGCTATCAGTTTCGCTGTATCCATCTAATCCAACATCATTGCCCATACGAGGTCCAAATTTTGAAAAATCTGGAATGAACAACAAGCAACTAGATATCAATATCACTGAGGAACAATCTGAAACAAAATAATACATGTCTCAATCATACAAGTTATatacttatatcattatatgctgAACAGGACAGGCCTGACAGGTGGTCGAAACAttaaaggacagacccagtgcatagaagctcccacacaaggtggggtctggggagggattataggaacctagtcttacccctgcaaagtacaatgcagagaggctggttcgaacccaggacctcttggcacaggTGGTCGAAACATTATGGCTAGGAAATGCAGCCAGGAAAATGATAGTCACAAGGGATGTGTTAAGGCTCAGAAGGTCCATCTCCCTCAAATGGGATGACCAAATGTAATAAACACAAAGAAGCAATTCACTCAAATCGAATCATGGCATACTAATTAAACTATAAGAATATAGTGAGCTAGTTTGCCTTGTTTTGCCAAAAATGAGGACAGCCTGTCACTAGGGTGCTTACAGCTTGAACTTGGTGTGAgcatagggatgaaaatggagcagAAACTTTCCGCTTTtccggaggaaaaatggaaagggagaggaaatatgaaaacggaaacggaaatttgcaaaacggaagtGGAAATGGAATCTTTTATTGTGGAAACAGAAACAAAAATGGAATGGTGTTTTCCGGTGGGACAGGCGTGGAAACGGAACTTTCCGTTTCCGTGAATATGGGATTTCCGTTTTGACTATAGACCTAtggctgctttgtagcccaaccacCAAACAACACACAATGACACAATGAGTAGAATGGATAATTTGAGGCCCAACTTCTGctaccacacatgtactcagcttgacCCTATACGTAATTGTCcagtactactacaatactacgctGAGTTACTAACTataatgatattattttgtagccatgttaacaattcTATAAATTCGTTTGTTTTtatgtgtatttctctatgattcaaggagTTTTTAAGTTCCGGTCAACACCCACTTCTGTTTTCGTGTCTGCTTTGTATTCACTCTGTGTCCGTTTCtggtagtatctgtttccgtaTACATTTTCGGAGTTTCTGTATTtgtttccgcttctgcaaaaatATATGAAAACAAATGTGGTAAAACTCAGTTCTGTCTGTTTCCGCTCCATTTCCATCCCTATGTGAGCATGATTCAACTTTCACCTGTTAAACTTGCCTGCCTCATATAGTGTATGTGTTTTCCTTTTAATTCGAAACCATTCAATCCAGTTGGGTGCTCCTATGGTATTTTCATCCCATTCAAAAAAAGATGGCATTTTAGTCTCACAGAAAAGATGCCATTTTCATATTATGATGAGAAAAGGACACATAATTCATTTTTTTCGAACACATTGAAACTCCTATCACCAGCAAGTGCAATAATGATTGATAAGAAAACATAGACGGTAATAGATCTTCAGCAGCAAATGAATCAAGATAGCTGACAGAGTACAAGACAACTGAGTCTCAAGTGTGAAGGCGCTTGCGGCCACGGGGAGTCATCTCAAGTGTGGTGGTGCGGGCTGAGCTTTGGTGATCAAAGGGATGATGCAGCGAGGTTGGAGTGGATTAAAGCTCTCAGCTGTTGATGGGTGTTCTTTGAGAAGTTAGTATTGGTATTCTTACTGGCTGTTAGTtgctaagagcaagtataataaagcGCTATAAGCCTGCTTACATGGCACTattgcttatgtggaggagagagacgaGGACAATGAaaggagtgagctctcatgcaagagccaatcTCTAAACGTGCTCCTAGGCAAATGGAGTAAATgcagagagaagagaaagagagcAATTGAAAAGGATGACTAAcctaatagccaaccttatagccggTCCTATTTTATGAGTGACTAATAATGACGATTATGATGACATGTCAACCatatatagccagctgctggctatactATGACATGCCCTAATAGGTAAAAATGAATAAATGAGGGGAAAGAGAAAGTGGAAAAGAGGACTAACCTAATAGTAACCTTAAAACGAACCCTATTATATGAGTGATTAATAATGTTGCCTTTTGATGATAAGGCAGTGttatatagccagctgctggctatattaTTAGCCTTGCTCTAAGTAGTGAGTCAAAATTTCCACAGGTTGATGTGCGGTGTAGTTCCTGTTATCACTACGATAATACTTCTCTGGCAGACTCGAGTCCCATGTCGTTCCGCAAGGCCTCTTTGTCTGGATTTTTAATCCAAGTAAGATAACGATGGTCTTATCTCTAAAAAACCTATGGTATGTTTTGTTTGTGTCCAACACCTACCTTACCAAATTTTcagtcatgaccaaaattttgtaccttgtttggatggttgccaagtCCTTGGCAttctctagttcatttttcttgccaacatCGGCCAAATTCATCTTAGTGAGCGAACTTAAATAATCCCCAATCATTTATGCCTTAGTTCTGTAGTTCTACGTTCCTGAAGCGGTGATTTGAATTATATTGATCATCAGTTTGCTACATTAAACCATATTATTGTTTGAAACTGTTCCCAGTGGCTGGTCCTACTATGATTTTGCATATAAAGTAGACACTCATTATCTACAACAAGTGTCGAGCTTCCCTGGCtttcataatatttaattttaCACTTCCCATAGGAATGCCGACTGCTAGTTTCTAAGACCTGACAAACTCCTGAATTGGTGGCCTAGTGTACAATCTTGCATCCATGCTGGTATGGTTGCTAGTGCATTAGGTCTCCGGTTTGGTCAAACTGTAAAAGACAGGAGCGGACTTGCCTGCTTCCCTCCTTGTAAAATGATGGTGGAAAGGACTCGCAGGtctgtaagggcatctccaacgccaggCGCTAGGGAAAATTTCCCGTTCTATCCGCAGTTGCGTCCTCAATTCCTGGCGTCGGGTGCCGCAGCGACGCAAAATAAGGCAGCGAGCGCTTGCCCTTTTTTTAACACAAGATGAGGCACCAAGAGCTGTTCTCCACCCGTATTTAGTGCTGACGGTTAGCGCCTAGCGTTGGCCCAGATAACACTTGGGGCTTTTTAAAAATTCTGCTATTTGTCTTTTTCTGTTTAAGCGTTTAGATAAGCGTACACCATTGTAGATGCTCTAAAGTGCAATAAAACCATGTCATCAAACATCACATGTTACTGTCACCCAACAGGTAAAGCACAAAAGCTAAGACATCAACAAGTGGCTATCCAAACATTTATGCTAATTAATGTTAACATATCTCGAAGGGGAGCCCTGGCGCAGCGGTAgagctgttgccttgtgaccaatgaggtcacgggttcgagtcctggaaacagactcttacagaaatgtagcgaaaggctgcgtacaatagacccaaagtggtcagaCCCTACGCAAGCGGGAGCTATATGTACCAGGTGCCCTTTTTAATGTTACCATATCTCAACATGAGATGAAATTGGACAGGACAACCTCAATTTTGACATACTTTGCCATTCAGGTATTTTCGCATTACAGTCTAACATGCCCTTGAAGGTTTGAGAAGTGCCTGATTGTGTCTATTGCAAAGCAAGCTTCTGTACTGAGGACCGATGCGGTAAACTATGTAAACAAGATTTCAGTTTTGCTATAGTGCCCTAGACAAACCCGTTCCAGAAACACTACTCAACATAACATGTTAAATTCAAGAAACAATAACAGATGGTAATGCTTAGTGCTGTATCAGCAAAATTAATGTATCAAACATTACAAACAGAGAAGGAGGGAATTACTTGAGGTGAGGGTCTTCGCCGGAAGGAAGGACTCGAGCCAATCCACCACCTCACGGCGTGACCGCCACTTGCGCGCAAACATCCCCTGCCCACCATCAGCACCACCGGATCCCTGCGGCCCATGGAAATCCTCTGACACGACGTAGAGCATGTGGCGCAGGCTCCGCTCGGTGCCCACGACTGCCAGGTGAGACACGCCCTCGGAGTCTTCCAAGTAGTAATGCACGACGCGGCTGCCCCTCTCCTGCGAGAGGAACTCCTCGCTCCACCTCACGAACTCTGGTCGGTCCTCCCTCGCCATGCTTGCCGCGGTACCAACAGGACGCACCCCCAGCCCGGAGTACTAAACAAAGGAAGGAGCCTTTGGCGACAGGCTCATGACCTtccggggggagggggagggggggtccTCAAAACGAAGAAAGCGGCTTTAGGGTTCTCGGGGAAGAAGNNNNNNNNNNNNNNNNNNNNNNNNNNNNNNNNNNNNNNNNNNNNNNNNNNNNNNNNNNNNNNNNNNNNNNNNNNNNNNNNNNNNNNNNNNNNNNNNNNNNNNNNNNNNNNNNNNNNNNNNNNNNNNNNNNNNNNNNNNNNNNNNNNNNNNNNNNNNNNNNNNNNNNNNNNNNNNNNNNNNNNNNNNNNNNNNNNNNNNNNNNNNNNNNNNNNNNNNNNNNNNNNNNNNNNNNNNNNNNNNNNNNNNNNNNNNNNNNNNNNNNNNNNNNNNNNNNNNNNNNNNNNNNNNNNNNNNNNNNNNNNNNNNNNNNNNNNNNNNNNNNNNNNNNNNNNNNNNNNNNNNNNNNNNNNNNNNNNNNGCGTCTCTCCGAAACCTCGGAGGACGCAGGAATTGCACGGGGAACTTGAGATTAACGTGGAAAGCAGGGGGGTGGGGAACGGCGGCCGGGGATTCCTGAAATCCCCGGGGGAGGAGGATTTCTGGGGCTTCAAAGAGACTTGGGGGCAGTTCTTGCGGGCCAAATCGGCTTGAATCGGAAGGGGTTCAAGCTGACCAAGAAGCCTTCCATGGAGCCAGGGGCAGCAGCGAGCGGGTTCTTGGGCTGGTTGGCCCCAAAAGGAAAACCAGAAATTTCAAGAAATTACTCCAGGAAgaaagacggcggcggcggcggaggcggcggcggaaaaCGAGCAGGAGGGAGGCAGTCTGCTTGGAAAAGCCCCACTCCGAgaaggcgagggcggcggcggaggagcgcgcaGGGAGGTGGGAGGGGAGGCGGacaggtgggaggggaggggaggcgaggAGGAGAGTGAGATGCTTGAAAGGGGAATCTACTATGTCCCCCCTCTCTTTTCGGGTTTCTCTGTATCGCGTGGTTTTCGTTGGGGGTGAAAGTGAAAAGTGTCAAGGTTTTCTTCTGGCTTGTATACGGGGTATGTAATAAAACTTTGAGAGGAACAAAGGTCAAAAACAGCATCTCTCAatcaaaaagaaaagggaaaagttCAAGAACAGCTGTGACATGGCACCTGTGGGATGAGTTGTTTCCATGGTTTTTATATGCTAAATTTCATTTGTGTCATATGTTATGTGTTTTTTTTTTCAGTCGCAAACATTAAAAAAAATTACAGCATATGTCGGGGGTGGTAATTTGAACAACAAATGTTAGCACAAGCTCATATATTGGTCCTGAGGTAAATTTATGGATGAATACAAAGTAGTATAACGACTCTCGTCAAGTGACTAAAATTATAGTAATCAACTTGAAAATGGTGTTTTGTTATTAAGAAACTTTTTAAAAAGGCACTTTGTTTGTTCACTAATCCATGGGGTCTGCCTTCAGGGTTCTCAGCTGAGATCCTCTGTTCTTGACGTCGGTTGCCATCATAATGTGGAGCAGGTCGTTGGAGCTGGCA
This region of Triticum aestivum cultivar Chinese Spring chromosome 2D, IWGSC CS RefSeq v2.1, whole genome shotgun sequence genomic DNA includes:
- the LOC123052133 gene encoding uncharacterized protein → MAREDRPEFVRWSEEFLSQERGSRVVHYYLEDSEGVSHLAVVGTERSLRHMLYVVSEDFHGPQGSGGADGGQGMFARKWRSRREVVDWLESFLPAKTLTSNFSKFGPRMGNDVGLDGYSETDSYVCHNLGTTCSTDIMWSGPFWTCSKQLQHYQAFCRNGTTISIHSFALVMSEEENRYLAYLEDMYEDKKGLKKVKVRWFHQNQEFACAIPPPAPHPCEVFITSYSQVISVECVDDIATVLTPEHYEKCGDTLPNSSLAGIRFCFRQYSKNKFKHFDLRTLRGYFNQAAVLSLKVSPEQEKDGSDVIRIVRHCSPGKTKSSKQFERLYSKCLGTKICRSPQADSIPSYQKPSNKQSPVRHLSVKFIGPQSQPMPTYNVGDKIEVLSQDSGIVGCWFRCTVLRPCTSHDKLKIQYDDLENADDCGKLEERVRASILALPDKLGLRCPGRLRIRPRPQQKTLVDDPALLPGTAVDVWQFNGWWEGVLVSTDAGSSDGLQIYFPGENFFRVCQLNDIRISRDWIKSRWVHIERKPDVLSRIPSAGVQTRQLDNMTSTGRLGSNSALSDQELAVVQANSSRDKQTGVSMQTDVSLIDKASASIDDEKQTILGKRYAEHDCNGEETGAAKQTEASLTETASAAAEIEKQTMSGKRLRDGTAEQNCNGQMFSLTDKGSASVEDDEKQTVLVKRVRYDDAEQDCNGEQTGAARQTEVSLTHTASAGAEDEKRMILGKRPRDDAAEQNCNGEVFCSIDKGSASIDDDEQTLLARGHREGDADQHCNNEVLSLTDKAATSVEDEKETTILGKRPRDDDAEQQCNDELFSLTVKASPPIEDEKQRVLGKRHRGDDDEQDCNGEVGVDLDVSKP